A single region of the Deefgea piscis genome encodes:
- a CDS encoding type II secretion system protein GspK gives MINRNVFGFVLPLVLSILTILSVLINYLAERYDLKLDQAAHSQQAVATELKLFNAKNEMIYRLLTSPKSRDGIGIQGDKVLLDDSIYQNKSGVLVQLQDLRGLINLNKIDHDVFSRLLKIHGIENSSLQDQLYDVLEDYKDADHFKRVNGAEKADYQQLGLRGPRNSPLLTPQELFELISWRDQGNLLRRSQLEADVSVLTNTGFNPNTASSHVLQSVLGIDDSTANKLLEIRKSGIVFSADTFLILLGRDPMSMGFGITHFPGDDVRLTLSSPEINWQERILLSLTPTADSKPWNELYRYRIQNQPLTSTASSSAFIPLPEQKYEGPLQANVTPVQF, from the coding sequence ATGATAAACCGTAATGTATTCGGCTTTGTTTTGCCTTTGGTTTTATCAATATTGACAATATTGTCCGTATTGATTAATTATTTAGCAGAACGCTATGATTTAAAGCTAGATCAAGCGGCACACTCACAGCAAGCTGTTGCGACTGAGTTAAAATTATTTAATGCAAAAAATGAAATGATTTACCGCCTGTTAACATCACCAAAGTCCCGTGATGGTATTGGGATACAAGGCGATAAAGTATTGCTGGATGATTCGATTTATCAAAATAAAAGTGGAGTTTTAGTTCAACTACAAGATCTTCGCGGTTTAATTAATTTAAATAAAATTGACCATGATGTATTCAGTCGTTTATTAAAAATACACGGCATTGAAAATAGTTCGCTGCAAGATCAGCTGTATGACGTGTTAGAAGATTATAAAGATGCCGACCATTTTAAACGCGTCAATGGCGCAGAAAAAGCGGACTATCAGCAACTAGGCCTGCGTGGACCACGAAATTCACCGTTACTCACACCGCAAGAGCTTTTTGAATTAATCAGTTGGCGAGATCAAGGTAATTTATTGCGACGCTCGCAGTTGGAAGCGGATGTTTCTGTGCTTACTAACACAGGGTTTAATCCTAATACCGCATCAAGCCATGTATTACAGTCTGTGTTAGGAATTGACGACTCAACTGCAAATAAATTGTTGGAAATTAGAAAGTCTGGTATTGTTTTTTCCGCAGATACCTTCTTAATTTTATTGGGTCGTGACCCGATGTCGATGGGTTTTGGCATTACGCATTTCCCCGGTGACGATGTGCGTTTGACTTTAAGTAGCCCAGAAATCAATTGGCAAGAGCGTATTTTGTTGTCTCTTACGCCCACTGCCGATAGCAAACCATGGAATGAGTTATATCGTTATCGAATACAGAATCAGCCATTAACCAGCACTGCATCATCTTCAGCTTTTATACCCTTGCCGGAACAAAAATATGAAGGACCACTTCAAGCCAACGTTACACCTGTGCAGTTCTAG
- a CDS encoding prepilin-type N-terminal cleavage/methylation domain-containing protein, producing MFKRQFAFTLIEMLVALVLVSLVVTLSFQFFANVLNIFNRQIAQETLTSQYRVQAWVARTLSGMVWLDDEWGHGGQGDARQIQGLTLSSINEVDGVPVPFVLRIKNNNIGGQLNYQVGETVPIVLFEWTKGKAEWLYLNDKNEEISVWKRSDFNFDAKVQPKYVVFRLSESEFPIKWFFSMNNNPWQRKFNTQFMASP from the coding sequence GTGTTTAAACGACAGTTTGCATTTACATTGATAGAAATGCTGGTGGCGTTAGTTTTAGTCTCACTAGTGGTTACTTTATCATTTCAATTTTTTGCCAATGTGCTGAATATTTTTAATCGACAAATTGCGCAAGAAACACTGACTAGCCAATACCGTGTTCAAGCTTGGGTCGCTCGCACCTTATCGGGCATGGTTTGGCTTGATGATGAATGGGGGCATGGTGGGCAAGGTGATGCGCGTCAAATACAAGGTTTAACTTTATCATCGATTAATGAAGTCGATGGTGTGCCTGTACCTTTTGTATTGCGAATTAAAAATAATAATATCGGTGGACAATTGAACTATCAAGTTGGTGAAACTGTGCCGATTGTGTTATTTGAATGGACGAAAGGTAAAGCGGAGTGGTTGTATTTGAATGATAAAAATGAAGAAATTTCAGTATGGAAAAGATCCGACTTTAATTTTGATGCCAAGGTACAACCTAAATACGTCGTTTTTCGCTTGAGTGAGTCTGAATTTCCAATTAAATGGTTTTTTTCTATGAATAATAATCCATGGCAAAGAAAATTTAATACTCAATTTATGGCTAGTCCATAA
- a CDS encoding type II secretion system protein → MRVSTLVRSSSTLPQSKPSDNARKCLINGLINGFTLIEVLIVMVILSLLTAMVVPNLSKMVGSLEKDAQLDRIRLILSYIPDLARYKQNDLVLNADFELSAIQTGEIYPLPQLPENYHLSLEQNISYLANGFCSGGVVVIHNNDETYRWELRSPHCYPARLDS, encoded by the coding sequence TTGCGAGTAAGCACTTTGGTGCGCAGCTCGAGCACGTTGCCGCAGAGCAAGCCAAGTGACAATGCCAGAAAATGCTTAATTAATGGCTTAATCAATGGTTTTACTTTGATTGAGGTATTAATTGTAATGGTTATATTGTCATTGTTAACTGCAATGGTCGTGCCAAACTTAAGCAAAATGGTGGGGTCTTTAGAAAAAGATGCCCAACTTGATCGCATTCGTTTGATTCTGAGTTATATCCCTGATTTAGCTCGTTATAAACAAAATGATTTAGTCTTAAATGCTGATTTTGAATTAAGTGCCATTCAGACTGGTGAGATATATCCATTACCGCAGTTACCCGAAAATTATCATTTATCGCTGGAACAAAATATTAGCTATTTGGCCAATGGATTTTGTAGTGGCGGTGTGGTGGTCATTCATAATAATGATGAAACCTACCGATGGGAGTTACGCTCGCCCCATTGTTATCCGGCGCGATTAGATTCATGA
- the gspG gene encoding type II secretion system major pseudopilin GspG yields the protein MQIVHVSSSQKGFTLIEMLVVMVIIGLLVGLVGPKIFSRVDSSKIQTAQAQIKMLKGALDTVKLDIGRFPTTEEGLGILITPPTEGKYAKRWKGPYLEEAMPDDPWGNPYQYAFPGAPGKPFALYSFGADGVQGGTENDADIGYLPLGDS from the coding sequence ATGCAAATAGTTCATGTTTCTTCAAGTCAAAAAGGCTTTACGCTGATTGAAATGCTGGTCGTGATGGTGATTATTGGCTTATTGGTGGGCTTGGTTGGGCCAAAAATATTTTCACGAGTCGATTCGTCAAAAATACAAACGGCACAAGCGCAAATTAAGATGTTAAAAGGCGCTTTAGATACCGTTAAATTAGATATTGGTCGATTTCCTACCACGGAGGAAGGGCTGGGCATATTAATTACACCGCCAACCGAAGGTAAATATGCCAAGCGCTGGAAAGGCCCATACCTCGAAGAAGCAATGCCCGATGATCCTTGGGGAAATCCTTATCAATATGCATTTCCTGGCGCACCCGGCAAACCATTTGCGCTGTACTCTTTTGGTGCTGATGGGGTGCAAGGTGGTACTGAAAATGATGCCGATATTGGTTATTTACCGTTGGGTGATAGTTAA
- a CDS encoding type II secretion system F family protein, which translates to MSIFIYTAIDTLGSARKGELNAVDKNTAIATLIQQGLSITSLQEQGNKKEGLNKKIGVAERIQFLSSWVGMLNAGIPMGEALYTLADTWDGTALGQILQQKILPGLRSGETVSKMLALPELNLPIYIRHLARAGEESGVLGSALQSGIDQWQKEIRAKKDAITALIYPIILVVTGILAIVTIFLFVVPRFATILKNGNVDLPFISKIVIGSGIYFRSHLFEIGVGLIFLAIAGVFVYRKIARQYDWVSFFWNFPLISSWLVERQSSQWSGMLGMLLLNRVNIISAIDLTIEACEVAIVSNRLRLVAKDLRAGVRFSETIKMHHLLDRIDLNMLTVGEKTGRVAEMLIQISTAHDIKAADAQKRFISLLEPVAILIIGGVVGFMMVAIMLAITSISNIKI; encoded by the coding sequence ATGAGTATTTTTATCTATACCGCCATCGATACCTTAGGCTCAGCCAGAAAAGGCGAGCTTAATGCCGTTGATAAAAATACCGCAATTGCGACTTTAATACAGCAAGGTTTATCAATTACTTCATTGCAAGAGCAGGGAAATAAAAAAGAAGGATTAAATAAAAAAATTGGCGTAGCAGAACGGATACAATTTTTGAGTAGTTGGGTAGGGATGCTCAATGCCGGTATTCCAATGGGCGAGGCTTTATATACCTTGGCCGATACTTGGGATGGCACTGCATTAGGCCAAATTTTGCAGCAAAAAATACTTCCTGGATTAAGGTCTGGTGAAACTGTATCTAAAATGTTGGCACTGCCCGAGCTTAATCTACCAATTTATATTCGGCATTTGGCTAGGGCTGGGGAAGAGTCGGGTGTATTAGGTAGCGCATTACAATCAGGTATTGATCAATGGCAAAAGGAAATTAGAGCCAAAAAAGATGCCATCACAGCTTTGATTTATCCAATAATTTTAGTTGTTACCGGTATTTTGGCAATTGTAACGATTTTTTTATTTGTAGTTCCGCGTTTTGCTACTATTTTAAAAAATGGCAATGTAGATTTACCTTTTATATCAAAAATAGTAATTGGCTCGGGTATTTATTTTCGTAGCCATTTATTTGAAATTGGAGTTGGGCTGATTTTTTTGGCTATTGCTGGGGTCTTTGTGTATCGAAAAATAGCCCGTCAATATGATTGGGTGAGTTTTTTTTGGAATTTTCCATTGATTTCTTCATGGTTAGTTGAGCGTCAATCAAGTCAATGGAGTGGAATGCTTGGCATGTTATTGCTCAATCGCGTTAATATTATTTCAGCGATTGATTTAACCATCGAGGCTTGTGAGGTAGCTATTGTCAGCAATCGACTGCGTTTAGTGGCAAAAGATCTGCGGGCAGGTGTGCGCTTTTCTGAAACAATTAAAATGCATCATTTATTAGATCGAATTGATCTGAATATGCTCACAGTAGGCGAAAAAACGGGTCGTGTTGCTGAGATGTTGATTCAAATTTCAACGGCACATGACATTAAGGCCGCTGATGCACAAAAAAGATTTATCTCATTACTAGAACCGGTGGCTATTTTAATCATCGGTGGCGTAGTTGGTTTTATGATGGTGGCGATTATGTTGGCCATTACTAGTATCAGTAACATTAAAATATGA
- a CDS encoding GspE/PulE family protein: MRLGEYLVQQKLISKPDLEKALEQAQLIHGRLGSRLVRLGVVSEDKLIPALSQFLDIPTWHEEIPRAEFEQSLEALNLSLAWCQSNLLIPFYHNDVLCYIARFPNEPVFNDYFSALNGFSGKVFLARTADLIRFFDGINNSKFISNDNAAHLKELAEEAPIVELVNNIFAQAVESSASDIHLEPRSNSFQIRFRIDGVMRTLFEYSVSNLDAVTSRIKLISELDIAERRLPQDGRIGLRVGGKDLDVRVSTIPGVYGESIVMRLLEKKELVANLADTGMLLDHEIEFLKMINEPHGIVLVTGPTGSGKSTTLYNSIRLVDDRSRKIITVEDPVEYKIDGITQIQVKDEIGMSFAAGLRAILRHDPDVIMVGEIRDQETAKIAIQSALTGHMVFSTLHTNDAASAATRLIDMGIEPFLIASALTGVLAQRLLRKLCSCAQPIEIPAIYANTYSEILLKNPKLTANSYRFREAVGCDLCSQTGYSGRMGLFELMRIDEQIRQAIVIKKPATEIAAIAFLDGCARTLFEDGLIKAGMGLTSIEEVCRVAVNAVAEPML, from the coding sequence ATGCGTTTGGGTGAATATTTAGTTCAGCAGAAACTAATTTCTAAACCAGATTTAGAAAAAGCACTAGAACAAGCGCAACTTATTCATGGGCGACTCGGCAGTCGATTGGTTCGGCTGGGCGTTGTTTCAGAAGATAAATTAATTCCCGCTTTGTCGCAGTTTTTAGATATCCCTACATGGCATGAAGAAATACCCCGGGCTGAATTTGAGCAGAGCCTTGAAGCCTTAAATTTATCTCTGGCTTGGTGCCAGAGTAATTTATTAATTCCTTTTTATCATAACGATGTTTTGTGCTATATAGCACGATTTCCTAATGAGCCTGTTTTTAATGATTACTTTTCTGCGCTAAATGGATTTTCAGGAAAAGTATTTTTAGCGCGTACCGCTGATTTAATCCGGTTCTTTGATGGGATTAATAATTCAAAGTTCATTTCTAATGATAATGCGGCTCACCTTAAAGAATTGGCTGAAGAAGCGCCGATTGTTGAGCTAGTGAATAATATTTTTGCTCAAGCAGTAGAGTCATCGGCTTCGGATATCCATCTTGAGCCACGCTCCAATTCATTTCAGATACGATTTAGAATTGATGGCGTTATGCGAACGCTATTTGAATATTCTGTTAGCAATTTAGATGCGGTGACTTCTCGCATTAAACTCATTTCTGAATTAGATATTGCCGAGAGGCGATTACCGCAAGATGGGCGTATTGGTCTGCGCGTTGGCGGTAAAGATTTAGATGTTAGGGTGTCTACGATTCCTGGCGTTTATGGCGAATCGATTGTGATGCGGCTATTAGAAAAAAAGGAATTGGTCGCAAATTTGGCCGATACCGGTATGTTGCTTGATCATGAAATTGAATTTTTAAAAATGATTAATGAGCCACATGGTATTGTATTGGTAACTGGTCCAACTGGCTCAGGTAAAAGCACTACACTTTATAATTCAATTCGTTTAGTGGATGATCGAAGTAGAAAAATCATTACCGTAGAAGATCCGGTTGAATACAAAATTGACGGTATTACGCAAATTCAGGTTAAAGACGAAATCGGAATGTCTTTTGCTGCAGGATTGCGAGCGATTTTGCGGCATGATCCAGATGTCATTATGGTGGGAGAAATTCGAGATCAAGAAACCGCTAAAATCGCCATTCAATCGGCCTTAACTGGGCATATGGTTTTCTCTACACTGCATACCAATGATGCAGCCAGTGCTGCAACCCGGCTTATAGACATGGGGATTGAGCCTTTCTTAATCGCCTCAGCACTCACTGGTGTACTTGCTCAGCGTTTACTTAGAAAATTATGCAGCTGCGCTCAGCCGATTGAAATTCCAGCGATTTATGCCAATACGTATTCTGAAATACTACTCAAAAACCCTAAATTGACTGCCAATAGTTATCGTTTTCGTGAGGCGGTGGGCTGTGATTTATGTAGCCAAACTGGCTATTCAGGTCGAATGGGCTTGTTTGAATTAATGCGGATTGATGAGCAAATCAGGCAGGCCATCGTAATCAAAAAACCGGCAACAGAAATTGCCGCAATTGCATTTTTGGATGGCTGCGCTCGCACATTATTTGAAGATGGTTTGATCAAAGCTGGAATGGGGCTCACCTCAATCGAAGAGGTTTGTCGGGTGGCGGTTAATGCTGTCGCAGAGCCTATGCTATGA